The window CTTAATCGGGAGGGTTTACTGTAGAATTTGATGTGCGTCCCCTGAAGTATTAGCAGTTCAATATGGAATCATCTATTTAAAATTTACCTAAAAGAGTTTTGGATTTCATCAAGTGACGATCTTCCTCCTTTTCTCTAGTGATTTTGTGTGGCGAAACTGATTCTAACAGAATAACTTATCCGTTATCATAGGATATGAGAACATTTATGGAAAAAGCTTGGTTTTCCATTTTATTACGTTTCCCTATAGAACATTTGATCTTTGCTGAAGATATAACCTTAATTGCTCTGAACCTAATCCCAAACTTAGCTCCAGATTCCTAGCTTTTCTAAAGTTTTGATTGTTTCAAACCTCCTTGTTATCTCCAATCTTATTCATAACTCTAACAATATTTTGTCCTAATTGTTCAGAAATCCAAAGTTGAAGACAATTCCAAGATTGTCTAATGATCTTCAGATGATTTTCGAGTTGAGTTGCAAAACAGATGACAAAAAATCATTGCAAAGGTCACGGGAGGAAACGAGCCAAGGGAGTAATGACAGTAACCACAAATCAAGGAGGTGGCCGATACTTGATCTGGATCTGAACTCTCTTCCTAGCCCCGTCACAATGTCTGAATCATCTGAGGATCAAGAAAGTGGAAGAAGTTCACCAGGTTAGATGCATTGCTTTCTATTATTGTTGCCACACATTGCTTTCTGCTCTTCAATTCATTTTTGTCGCAATCAAGTGTGATGGGGTTACAAGTCTTAGAATCAGTTGTTGCCAGGGTTAAAAAATTCAACTTTCTATGCAGTATGCATCCTTTGGTGTTTTCTTCTATGGCTTTGGAGTGTATGGAACTGAAGCTAGAGTTTCTCTTCACACCAGCTTACTTAAGAATGCTACCACGTAAAAGTTTCATTTATTACCATAACCTAAGACAACTATCAAGTGATGTGTATCTTGTAATTCTGACTACCATTTGTAAATGTATGCGAAAGTAAAATACCGGACTTTTCATAGAAATCGATATTCAATACTTTCCTTTtggaaaaatcatttttcttcaaTGTTTTCCCCATTATACTACTGcattatttgaatttgatatcTCATAGGCTAGGTGCAAGGTTGCAGGTATTAcagagaagaaaagaagggCACCAAGTGGACGCATAGCAAGTATCTCTTTGTCAGATCTGGCAAAGTATTTTGATCTACCAATTGTGGAAGCTTCGAGAAATTTGAATGTTGGACTCACAGTACTTAAGAAGAAATGCAGAGAATTTGGTATTCCTCGGTGGCCACATAGGAAGATTAAATCGCTTGACAGTCTCATTCGTGATCTTCAGGTCTGTCTTAATTCCCCTTCCTGATATGTTCACTCCCTTTCCATTTTAGTGAACATTGACATGATTGTACTAAATGGAATATCTCCCAAACTCAAAGATATTGTTACTTTAATAACTTTGTAATGGCTAGAAAATTAGCGCCAATAAGTTCACGTAAAACAGATGAATGAAAACCTGAATATGCAGTAGGCTGTGCACATGTATCGAAGTACTTGCACAGACAGTCACATATGTTGGCACCTATTATATATGTGcagttgtttatatatatatatatgattgtgcAGGAAGAGACGGAGATCCAACAGAAGGAGAACAAAGCCGCAGCCTTGGCGGTTCTAAAGAGGCAAAGAATGCTggagagggaaagagaaagTATAGAGAGGAGACCCTTCTTGGAGATGAAGACCGAGACCAAAAGATTCCGGCAAGATGTTTTCAAGAGACGGCACAGAGCTAGAGCTCTTAGAAGCCAGGGCCTGTCTACGTCTGCCAATTAAAGCATCTGTACAAAATACTAATAGAGCTTTTGAACTCATTTCAAAATATTAACTTTCAACTTCTGAATTTCTTGCATTGGGGTTCAAAGCTTAAAGCTCTCCCCTTTAGTTTCTGAAATTACTTTTGGTAAACCAATGAATTTTATCTGTAGTTTCTGGTATTGCTTTTGGGTTCGATCACGGTTTATGACATGTTCACTTACCTGGAATGAGATTGAATATTGGAATTATTctgatttttaatttctcatAGCACACGGGTATTGGAATTATTCTGATTCATGACTTGTTATGTGGCTCATATATTACAAACCGTAATCCAATACCTGAAACATCGTGAATTAGATTGATTCGGAGGGAGTAGTTGATTTCATTCTCTCACCTACTTATGGCTTCCTCGATTTATGACACCCTTCTAGGTGAGCGAACACGTTAGTTAACAGATTTCCATGTCAGGTTTTGGAGCTCATTTCCGAATTCATGACTTTAAACATGCTAGTCATGAATTTCCTTTCATCTTCCAGTGAAGCGGATTCATGTATAAATGCGTCCATGTAAACTCTCTCAAGTCTCAGCTTTCCGTCCTCCAAGCATTAAACATTCCTTCATCCCCCCTCGACGATCTTTAAACTCATCTGCACCTTTTTGCTTTGCCCTAAATGTTAGGATGCCAGATGGCATCATCTTGTGGTGACATTGGTTATTTCATCTCCGTGCAATTGTGGAAGACGTAGAGTAGGGTTCTAACATTAAATGTCAAAACAGAAAATGCGGCTTACACGAATTCATACCTGAAAGTGTAAATTGCTGTCCCAGGCCATGGGTAGGTCCACTTCTGCTCAACCGGTCAAGCATGGAGGTTTGGGTCTTTCGGTACTTTAATTGTgtttgaatccaactttttaaactcaaaatcatttttcaagttttaggcatTTAAACTTATTTGGTaagattatttttaaaaactcaactcaaaaagtaatttaaaaaagggaaaattaggttcacatctttctttttgttactccattgattaaaatcctattcattttcaaattttgatcaaggtccttgggtattaataacatcattaattatttgaataataaaatatttttatttttaaatatattcctttagtgttaaaaatgttacaattagtatatttatatttatggctaaattgtttatcatatatttttatttttagtttgtacctatttttaatttgcaaatatttttttaatttgtaccaattttcttttcatttttaatttgtacccatatattagtttatttttgtgcccatattttttaaatttttatttgtgtttgtacctATGTGTATACCATCACGTGACGttgtatatttaatcaatgatagaaaaattacatatggtatatttatgttttatgcctaaactttgtatcatatatttacatttttaggttgtacccacttttaatttgcaacatttttttttttaatttgtagtattttctttttagttttattttgtacccatgcattaatttcttttagcgcctatattttaaaaaattcatttgtactcataatttttaatattttatctgtaccctaatttgtttataatgtacccattcttctttattaatgtaccactttgttatatgtgaaatgtaccaatttttttaacactatggatacattcttttgccatttattatttcttatttttacatagtttttacccatttattcaatcaaaatgtttgaatttttttattgtaaccgtttctaatagtattataatgagggattttaaatttataggattataaatctcataaaatatcaaacaattaatgtcaaaactataaaaatataaatattaatagtaatataatgaggtgtacaaagtcaagggactttgatcaaactttgaatactattaaggttttaatcaaagaatGTTAAGAATTAGGGACCACATCCAAAGTATTCCtttaaaaatatagtctattctctaaaaacaccaaaagtgagtttttagagtttttaaagcTCACTCTTTTATGCCACCCAGTACTATAGTCTGGtgttattcctcttcacttgtaagtgagacaTCTTAAGTTCGAATTTTGTGGATGgggaattcgataccaaattaggttgcccattatgtggcttagccgaatTCCTCCTTCTCCTactgtaaaatatatcgttgtacttaaaaaaaaaaaatctcactcCTTCATTTTCCCTCTCATCCCCCCTCACTTTGaacctatctctctctctctccccttctctctcattcctctctttttttttctttctttctcctccAATCTCTTCTcttatttctctctcctccGATCATCTCTCTTCTCGAttctctcttactttctttcctcttttgcGACCCACTCTCTTTAAATTTCTTTGTCTAATTTaagttttaagatttaaaaattttaaatctcgtaccaaacaagtttttgagttttcaagaaaattgttttcaagagatgttctaaaaaaatattttgagaaataatgaaatttttttaataggataccaaacaggtCCTTACCTTTTTCTTGCAGAAACCCCTTTCCTGCAAACTTGCAAAGAGATCATATCATCCTCTTTTGGTCAAAAAATTACATGATGCTTCGGAGTGTAAGACGTTTCATGTCCACAACATTTCTAGTTTTTTAAccatttttagaatttatttttACCACGATTTAATAGCTAAAAAGTACATGGTATCCTATACTAGAAAGCACTATATGTCtatgtttagtttgtgtttgggCACAGTTGAGTTTTGGATACAGTTTTGTCTCACTTCTTTTGTTTCCTAATATTGTAGTGTTGTTTGACTTGGTTTGCAGGTTTAGATCTTTTAGGCTTGGCTTTAAAGGagttaggtttcatgttcctctcttttctttgtatctttcttgtttttgtttttagaggGGTAAGGTTTTTGTCCACCTTATTTTccatgtatttttttctttctttttaaggAGGAGTAAGATTTATTGCCCCTGATTAGGTGTAAATATTTTTtcattacaataaaaaaaaattcgtacTGCATTTTctaaaagaaatattttaaaaaaactttGTTGATTTTTGGCATCGGATAATTTTAGAGAGACAAAAAatgtaaactaaattttgtaaatcaaatgatgtgatcgatgataattgaattattacttatgtgttgattaacgtacttattttttattggtgacatgtcatttggtttgcaaatttaatttttaattttaatctgcCAAGCATTACCCTTTTGGCATATAGGGTTCTGGCTGGGAGTGTGTGCTAGCCAacaagatcctctccggatccttttggtgaggatcttaGGGATCTATAAattgtgttcgttcatcgtacatcttgtggtcagtttttgtcaggtactgtttgtatttaattttaaataaaaatatttaaaatgatttctgaccgcacgatgtatgatgaacgaataTAATTCACAGATCCCAGGAATCCTCACGGCAAGGATTCGGATTCGTGTGTTAGCTTGTGGTTTTTTCACCTGTCATGCCCCTGTTACCTTAAGGTGTGTAAAACGTGACAATTGCAGTTGTCTAGGTTAATTCTAGCTTTGCTTTGGCTTTAATGGTGACTCGGTTTCACTGACTCGGTAAACTCGAAGGGACACTGATCAACTGCTTTTATGTAATTTGCATTCACAAGGCTTACGAGCACAAATGCTGTCGAGTTCCAAATCAGCACTAAAGCCATGCTTAGATTGTATAAAGTGAGGTCCGCGTGTGTTTGccaaaaaaagagaggaaaaagtGAGGTCCGCCTCGGAGTAAGATTTAAAGATTGTTGTGTTGTGACTTGAGCCCCCTTTGCAAGTTGAGTGGCCATGTATGCAAAATCACTTCCTTCTTTTGGGTAGAGTATGCAaagtcttctttttcttctttaatttcttattttcgtTTTGACTCCATGACGATAGACGCACAATTACGCAGTAGGGGGCCCTTGACATTTCTCTAGTCAAGGAGATAATACTAAATACTATAggttgttatgaacttatgatGAATTTGTAGATTTTAGCAGTCAAAGGCTTAGATTTTAATGTACTCAGTCCGATTCTTACAAAGTGAAGAGCCTTATTGACGTAAGGTCGTTTTTTAGCATTTTTCTCATCAATTTAACCATATGTCTATGGTAAGCACACATAATCATTGATGCATGAACGTGTTCTTAATTGTTTGAGTTACAAACCCTTTGTAGTTTTGAAGTTATGTTtttagaagagaaaaaaaacttgaatcAACCAATAGAAAAGGAGTCTAAGTGTAAGCCATTTCTTATGCCAAGGAGAACAAAATGAATATATCCAAATAGAATTCAACGCTTTCCAACTGCCTAAATTAGTAAGAGCCATGGCCCATGGGATGGTACATGAATAATTAGTGCAGCCTAtaagcacttggagtcaatgtCAACAAGAATAATAATCCAGTAGTTCTCTCTAAATTTTAGCATAAACGAGCCGTATCAGGGTAGAAGCTTAGATCatcttaaagaagaagaaaaattttaaattttaaattgaaagcGTATGTGCCACTTTGAtcttttttaaagttttgttcacCACTAAATATAtcattaaactattatttatttttttataattgtaaTAAATAACTTTAgaacaaaaaacataaaaacaaaaaattattaatcaattaaaaatagaTTTGAAAACCACCTTTGTTGCCAATTTCTTGTTTTAATAAAGTTTAGCTTTTAATTTattctgaaaaataaaaagaaaaaaagcttaGGATATGGTtgtagatattttattttttggtcgaATGTAACaaagtaaatatataaaaatccGATGATCAAAATGCCTATGTTGCTGCATGCATATATAAAATTTTGCTGTCACAGAACGTCGATAATATCAGGGCGCTTTATTATCGGTTAAATATTCATTGCTACAGTTGATGCCaaacaagtaaagaaaaaaggTTTGGAACTTTGGATAACAGAAACGGTTGACTAAATGGAATTAAGGATATAGACAATTACATGCAGTATAAAATGAAATGAATTAATCCATATGGTTTGGAGTTAAATACGAAGATCAACgttttaatccttttttttatgGCCAGAGTAATCCAAAATAAGTTTGgcatggaaaattaaaaatgaagcAACCAAGTGGTTTCATGGCAAGTCCCCAATTGAGCAGAAAGTCCAACTTTCCAACTATTTAAAATTCCAACCAACCACATAAATTCGATCCACTTCCATTCTCCTTTTGTCTTTCCACCTTTGCAGAGTTACACCAATCATTTTTCTAGTTGAGAAAAGTGAATTATGGGGAATTGCTGGACATCTCCTGATGATCCTCACCGCAACAAATACATACCTTCAACTCCAGGTACAGTTTGCTCCAACATTAGACCATATAAAACGAACAAGGGtcattaaaaatttcacaaattatCTCAATTCTTCAAGTAGAAATGCTTGGATCATAATCTTTTAGCATGCTCTTAGATGGGTTgcttctttttcattaattcgATCATCAAAGTTCATATTCAAATGCATGTTAGGTCAGTCGGTCAAGGCAATCACCCTGGTACACCAAGTTCAAATCACCCTCTCGAATATCTAGAATATCATATtgtcaaaaaggaaaaacagtCATTGAATTTCATACATGATTTCTGCATATTAATCATGTGTTAAGTTTTTCTAGGGACATCTGGAAATCACAGCAAGAACATATCCTCAAACACAATCAGCAGTGGAGGAAGAAGTCAATTTTCAGAAGCAACATCGAGCCCCAGAATTGAGGAGTTACATTCACAACAACCCAATGGGCAAATTTTGGAGTCACCAAACTTGAGAGTCTTCACTTTTACAGAGTTGAAGGCAGCCACCAAAAATTTCAAGTCAGATCAAGTGCTTGGTGAGGGAGGATTTGGGAGGGTTTTCAAAGGTTGGGTGGATGGGAAAACACTTCAGCCTTCAAAATATGGTACTGGAATGCTGGTTGCTATCAAGAAATTGAACCCAGGAAGTGTCCAAGGGTATCAAGAGTGGCaggtattttatttatttttattaagatttttcaactttgattGCATTATTgggaatttttaattaattaggaccATTTGTTTTATACCATACGTAACTCATAGCCCAATTTGGTTCGTAGACTGCCATACGTAACTCACAGcccaatttcttcttcttcttcttctaacaTAACTTTTCAGCATAaatccttcttttttttaaataattatgtttcttttttcttgatcATATTTGACAATGCAATGCAGTCAGAAGTGAATTTTTTAGGACGGCTTTCGCATCCGAACCTCGTGAAGCTATTAGGTTACTGTTTGGAAGACGAAGAACTACTCCTTGTTTATGAGTTTATGCAGAAAGGAAGTTTGGAGAATCATCTTTTCAGAAGTAAGAAGCCAATGTGAAAACATAGagcttaaaacttaaatttttttgctTGAATTGTTAACTCTACAACTTTTTCTTCGAGTAGGGAGCGCGGGCAGCGAACTTCTTTCTTGGGACACAAGACTAAAAATAGCTATTGGAGCAGCTCGGGGCCTGGCCTTCTTACACAGTTCAGAAAAACAAATCATCTACAGAGATTTTAAGTCCTCAAATATATTGCTTGATGGGGTTTGTACTTCTATTTTAgccttctctctctcattttagTTATATTGTTGCTTGTACGTGATGTAATATATACTCTATACTAATCCAAATGGCTGCGAGAGAGGAATTCGAAATTGGGTGCATAGGGAGGAGCACATCCACTATCCACTCTTGTTAATGTGGCTACAGCTGCATCTGCATGTACATGATATAATTAaaccatccttttttttttttttttgttaatcatCTATTTTATTTCTGCAGAGTTTCAATTCAAAAATCTCGGATTTTGGCTTGGCGAAATTGGGGCCAGCAGGTGGAGAATCACATGTTTCCACTAGGATCATGGGAACATATGGTTATGCTGCTCCAGAATACATTGCAACAGGTAATCAATCTCTAACAAAAATGGAACATTTTTTGGAGTTTAGATATGAAAATTCGCTTTGTTGATTTTCACAAATTAGCTGATACATATTCCTGATATGTATACCCGAAACCAACAGGTCATTTGTACGTGAACAGCGATGTGTATGGATTCGGCGTTGTGTTGCTTGAAATTCTGACAGGGCACCGAGCACTTGATAGGCAACGTCCCAGAGCAGAACAACAACTTGTAGAATGGGCTAAACCACTTCTCTTACACAAAAGAAAGCTTAAAAACATATTGGATGTGCGGATGGAAGGCCAATATGCCTTCAAGGCAGTAATGCAGGCAGCACTCATAGCTCATAAGTGCCTAGAACCGGACCCTAGAAGCCGGCCCTCCATGAAAGAAGTTGTGGAGCAATTGGAACAGATTCAAGCAATCAAGGAACAACCAAAGCAATCCAAACTTACATCTGTGCAAGCCACTTTTAATTTTGGAGCCAATAAACAGTCGATTCGTCATCAATCATCTCACTCGAGGTTTCATAGCTCTCAATGAGATAAAATGTGATAGCGATACTGCAAGGTTTATGTTGATGTTCAAACATCAAATTGAGAATGTTTGAACAATCTCattctttaattttgtcaattttcatatttatttttatttaattgtagcaattatatattgaaattcctaaaaatttggtttttttaattaaccaCCATTTGTGCTGGATTAAAGGATTGCTTGTTAAACCATACTATCATCAAAGCAATTTATAATGTGGGCTTAGATGATTTTTTCCAGAGCTCTATTACAATGATCTTGACTCTTAAGCACATCAGTAATCTGCCAAGCTCCATGCGTCGATCAATTACTCGTTACACATAACACTAATCATAATTAACAATTGCATAATATAGAGGAAATTGCaacaatggtccctcaattaaaaatctatgaccattggtcccttaactcatcaaaacgtgcaattATAGTCCTTTTCATAAACTCCATTAGAACTTCCATCGAAATATGTCACGTGCGACACACATGAGGCTGAATTAAggggcaaatatgaaaaaccaaatgaaaaaaattgtagcaCCGGTCCCTCacctttaatccaattggagaaatggtctttcaactttaacctaattggggcaatggtccctcaactttaacccaattggggcaatggtccctcaactttaacccaattgtagcaatgatccttctAACATGAGTTATTTTGACGGAgttaacgaaaatgaccatagctacatgttttgatgagttaagggacaaCCAATGatcatggatttttagttgaggaatCATTACttcaattaggttaaagttgagggatcattgctctaCATATATAAAGAAATATTAAGTAGATTGTGAAAATAGTCACATTCAGTTCAAGGGTTTGTTTGTTGTCCTATACAGTCAGCTACCAGATTAGATAGTGAGAGGCAGCTCATGTTAATTGCATGGTGCATACGACATTAATATATTGAGTTTTTGTTGGAAAATGGCAGATATTGTGACTTTGATAACCGAAAAGGGAGTGTTTATTGAAAGTTGGTGATCCTTGCCAACTGATCAGATGCACAACGTTCTTCTATATCAATGATCTACCTTCGTTTGATTTCTCACTAACCACTCTTATATATATAGGTCTTAATTAACTCTCTTGCTTCTTCAAACTTCATTGGGTCGCCAATGCTTCAACTTTGATCGACACATTCATCAATATATTCAAGTAAGTCCTTCGCACTTTATACGACAGAAAGGGATTTCTACACATTTTTTCTCCTCGTGTATACCCTGTTTACCTTTTGCCTTTGGATTGAATAAGCAAAGGAAAATCGTTACACGATTTTAAAGGAGGGtatgtagaaagaaaaaaatggtgtgtaaaaataattttcgTGTATAATTATATCATAtgtgtgaatatatatatatatatatatacatataattttcatatgaacaactttttcttttttattgtgacatgtcttcatcaacaatttgcttgtgttgtgtgattgtgaTTTGTCTACatgaacttttcttttgttctgCGTTTGGCTGCTCAGAGAAAAACTGAGCAAAGGAGAAGAAAGTCCAaactttgaatttctttttggcttttttgtAATCATTTCTTGGAACCCAATATTACTTTTGACTGCTGAAACTAAAGTTGAGTACttatacacacaaaaaaagTCATTAAAAGCGTACACGTCAAACAGTGATTTGTAAATGACGAGTTCTTTTCCTTTATTTCCATTTGTGGCGAGTGTTTAAGGTTTCATGTTCACCGATGTTTCATTTGTCTTCAGCAGGATCATATGACGGAGGAAAACAGTGCCATTGTTGCAAGCCAAAGCAGTGCTATTGGTGCAGGCCAATCGTTGGGGGCTTTAGGATCTTTTCTGAGGAAATGCTTGTTCAGTCTTGTATCTGTGGGCCCCATTCCTGAACACATAGCCTTCATCATGGATGGGAACAGAAGGTATGCAAAGAGGAGGAACCTGCCTGCTGGGGAAGGCCACAGAGCCGGATTTCTATCTTTCATGTCGGTTCTCCGGTACTGCTACGAGTTGTTGGTAAAGTATGTGATGGTCTCTGCCTTCGGCATTGATAATTTCAAGCGGCCATCCGACGAGGTGCAAATTCTGATGGATTTGTTGCAGGAGAAGATTGAGGGGTTGCTTGAGAGAGAAAGCATTATAAACCAGTATGGCATTCGAGTATACTTTATCGGTAACTTGAAGCTTTTGAATGAGTCTGTGAGGGATGCTGCTGAAAAGGCAACGAAGGCCACTGCCAATAATTCCAAGGCCGTGCTTTTAATCTGTGTGGCTTATTCTTCTCGTGACGAGATTGTGCATGCTGTTCAAGAATCCTGCTACGAGAAAAGGAACGAAATTCAAGCACAGATTAAAAGAATGAGGGGTGGCAATGGCGGTTTGGATGGAGAAGCAGGACTAGACACCAGTG of the Pyrus communis chromosome 1, drPyrComm1.1, whole genome shotgun sequence genome contains:
- the LOC137718742 gene encoding protein RKD5-like, with amino-acid sequence MDSCDCDPHLLRSLLVFKNTINQELIRSLHVYGLDEGKRNEVEREFVFRENGLYVELSAEPVLRLMKFPASQVLQGHVNGCWVCILAFHENSPPDFTCIPSVLSVSRNPKLKTIPRLSNDLQMIFELSCKTDDKKSLQRSREETSQGSNDSNHKSRRWPILDLDLNSLPSPVTMSESSEDQESGRSSPGITEKKRRAPSGRIASISLSDLAKYFDLPIVEASRNLNVGLTVLKKKCREFGIPRWPHRKIKSLDSLIRDLQEETEIQQKENKAAALAVLKRQRMLERERESIERRPFLEMKTETKRFRQDVFKRRHRARALRSQGLSTSAN
- the LOC137745869 gene encoding probable serine/threonine-protein kinase PIX13; this translates as MGNCWTSPDDPHRNKYIPSTPGTSGNHSKNISSNTISSGGRSQFSEATSSPRIEELHSQQPNGQILESPNLRVFTFTELKAATKNFKSDQVLGEGGFGRVFKGWVDGKTLQPSKYGTGMLVAIKKLNPGSVQGYQEWQSEVNFLGRLSHPNLVKLLGYCLEDEELLLVYEFMQKGSLENHLFRRSAGSELLSWDTRLKIAIGAARGLAFLHSSEKQIIYRDFKSSNILLDGSFNSKISDFGLAKLGPAGGESHVSTRIMGTYGYAAPEYIATGHLYVNSDVYGFGVVLLEILTGHRALDRQRPRAEQQLVEWAKPLLLHKRKLKNILDVRMEGQYAFKAVMQAALIAHKCLEPDPRSRPSMKEVVEQLEQIQAIKEQPKQSKLTSVQATFNFGANKQSIRHQSSHSRFHSSQ